The following are from one region of the Arachis duranensis cultivar V14167 chromosome 10, aradu.V14167.gnm2.J7QH, whole genome shotgun sequence genome:
- the LOC107469849 gene encoding serine/threonine-protein kinase SRK2A-like translates to MDPSPCYVFLVRYFFQQLISGVHFCHNMEICHRDLKLENTLLDGSPAPRLKIYDFGYSKSSLLHSQPKSTVRTPAYIAPEVLSRREYDVKLADVWSCGVTLYVMLVGAYPFEDQDVPRNFRKIIQSEDAKINFQCGV, encoded by the exons ATGGATCCATCTCCCTGTTATGTTTTTTTG GTTAGATATTTCTTTCAGCAGCTGATCTCTGGTGTCCATTTCTGTCATAATATGG AAATATGCCACAGAGATTTGAAGCTAGAAAATACCCTTTTAGATGGAAGTCCAGCACCTCGCTTAAAAATTTATGACTTCGGTTATTCCAAG TCATCTTTGCTGCATTCGCAACCCAAATCAACTGTTAGAACACCAGCTTATATAGCACCGGAGGTTCTTTCTAGGCGAGAGTATGATGTCAAG TTGGCTGATGTGTGGTCATGTGGAGTGACTCTTTATGTCATGTTGGTTGGAGCATATCCATTTGAGGACCAGGATGTCCCGAGGAATTTCAGAAAAATAATTCAG TCAGAAGATGCCAAGATCAACTTTCAATGTGGAGTTTGA
- the LOC107469854 gene encoding uncharacterized protein LOC107469854, producing the protein MAEVDEKFYCCRCWSWLRMLPVQSICCQSHDNCLADLSGALHCDAVMNFKFSRTKCYPAAAAKNRHLCESLADSCFPISQGPSASRLHELFIHQFCDAYTCSGKQKPFSRGGKEQSSFFRLAAGALILVLLPVFYLFLYLVQSDMKGRTQELRRISKAGWKGKPS; encoded by the exons ATGGCTGAAGTTGATGAGAAATTCTA TTGTTGTAGGTGTTGGAGTTGGCTGAGAATGCTTCCGGTTCAATCAATTTGCTGCCAG AGTCATGATAATTGCTTGGCTGATTTATCTGGAGCATTGCATTGTGATGCTGTTATGAATTTCAAGTTCTCTAGAACTAAGTGTTATCCAGCAGCTGCTGCAAAAAACCGTCACCTATGTGAG AGTCTTGCTGACAGTTGCTTTCCCATAAGCCAGGGGCCATCAGCAAGCCGTCTTCATG AATTGTTTATACACCAGTTTTGTGATGCTTACACCTGCTCAGGGAAACAGAAGCCTTTCTCTAGAGGAGGCAAG GAGCAAAGTAGTTTCTTCCGCCTGGCTGCTGGAGCATTGATCTTGGTGCTACTTCCTGTgttctatctttttctttatcttgtTCAAAG TGATATGAAGGGTCGAACTCAGGAGCTTCGTCGCATCTCAAAAGCAGGATGGAAAGGCAAGCCGTCATGA